ATTCTAAACGGAGATGGACATTTTGTGTACGGCAAAGAATCGATCCAAATGCAGCCATGGCAAATCGTCGATTTGGATGGCTGTCTCTACTACGCATTTGTTCCAGctaaacaagaaaagaagttaattggaagaaaaaaaattaattcgaaaaatgATGAGATTAAGAAAGAACTTTTAGAGGAATCTCTACGAATATCAAACGAAAAGGATCTTTCATATACCGAAGAACTTGATACATTTTgcacaatgaaaataaagaaagaagaatcattGGTGGACGAACAAGTAATTACAAACGATCAAGAAATTTACGAGGAGGATAACAAAATGTATGCTTGTGAAGAATGTAATATATGTTTTCCCGTAATGCAAATGTTAAAACGTCATAAAAATGCCGTACACGAACAAGCTCAGAGATACAAATGTAAGATTTGTTTCAAGATTTGTCGTAGCTTGATAGCTTTCAAAATGCACGTAGCCTTGGAACACAAACCTGAGCAAGAAGAGAACGTCGATGATCTAGAAAGCTTAACTTATACgtgtaattattgtaattacgaGAGCACAAATAAATCTACTCTCTATTCTCATATTAGTAGGAAACACTCGACTCGTCGAACCGGTAGAAGAAAGACTAATCGTGGAATTCTCTCGGAACAGGAAGAATATGCTTGTGACATATGTGAATTTAAATGTCAGACCAGAAGACGTTTGAAGGAACATCTTGAACGTAAGCACGCATcggaatataaatatgattgtGAGTTTTGTGGCAAGAAGTTCAAAGTTAAAGGAGACATGAGACTGCACGTTCGTTTCAAGCATAAAGAAGGCCCTATAGTTTGCGACGTTTGTGGTAAAACTTGTTCCAATAGTAATTCCTTGTACGTCCACCAAAAGTGGGCTCATTTCAAGCCCAAATACGAATGTGAGatttgtaaaagaagaatGGTAACGCAAGAGAATCTTGATCAGCATATACTCCTTCAGCATGAACGACGTGAAAGTTTTGTTTGCGAAGAATGTGGAAAATCATTTTCTGAAAATCATCGATTGAAACAACATATGATGACTCATACAGGAGATAGACCCTATGATTGCCATATATGTGGGAAAGCGTTTGCTCGTCGTACTGCTTACAGACAGCATCTTCTTATACATACAGGAAAACGGCCATATATTTGTGATATTTGTGGTAAAGCCTTCACACAGAAACCTGGACTGATTTGTCATCGAAAATCTCATCCTGGTGTTCATCCACCTTTACCGGTCGTACACATCAAACACATACTTAGCGATTTTATGAAGAAGGATTGatgattaacaaaaaaaaaaaaaaaaaataaataaataaataacggtTCATCGTACTTAATTTTTAgaagttataaatatttgacatGGTTCTTGAAGATTGgaatgtttaaaataaaaaaaaaaaattgaatctaTTCCAAAGTAATATGAGATTTTAAcgtattaaaagatttttatcaatgacgaaaataattgattttttaattatatatattatgcgaCTAAAACTAATGTTTTTCTCTAGTTGTTATTTTCAGTTTCTAAGCTTTTGTCGTGTTTTATTAACTTAAaggaatttaaattaaaaagttataaaaaataaagatacagTATTGTTTGAATCAAAAACTTGATTAGGATTCATTTTGATTTCTGGattaattgcaataatattacTTGTAAATTTGacgatctataaaatattttaattaattcattgtaaattttatgatGGCAAACAATTTTGTCATGTTAATATCATATGTTACTATAGTAATCATAgcaagtaatattaaaataagttGAAGATGTGTTTTTAATAAAGTACACTAATAGAAAGAtacaaaatttacattttttaacaataaaaaagattaagttttaataaatttatgtcaACGGTAAgtaaaatctatataaatataaataatattttattacaattttataataaaaccgATACTAATTAGTTTCAAGAATGTTACAGCTTATTTTCTTTGGCATTAAAAGTGATTGTTTCAAAATGTAagtaactttttaatattgtatatccatcttaaaaacatttaaataatattttgaacaaattttatttcagaatGACCGACGGAAATAATGAATTACTTcaatgaagataatatttcaagaattttacgaactatgaaaaaaaaatatgcgaaTTTGAAAGACAaaacattactattattattgtcacgtgtaaaataatacatttacttGCAATTATTTGTCGTATTTGATTTGTTTATTACCacacaaagaaacaaaaaaatgaatgaatatttctttattttattaatttaatataatacctaatatttttcaaaaagcaGTCTCGCAGCCCTTAATTCAGGGAGTGAGATATCTTTAATTATCCATATCACGATCTTCGTGAGTTATAACTATAAAAGTAAGTAATCATCGATTGTTGTTGGAATGAAACCAtcataaatatgttatatttcttttttgttttagaaATACATCAAACCAGATTGATGATAATCAATCGAGAAACACAAAATTACTTCAAAGTGATATCCCAACAAGAGTTGATACTTCGCAACGTATGAAATCAGAAATAACATGCAAAAGCAAGAAATCGGAGAATATATCTATGTTGAGAAACAAACGTTCTTTAAAAGAACGTAGACTGACGTTAGAGAATCACAATTACGATTTACGTCAAACAAAGGAGACTTCAAATGTCATTGacaaaataacaagaaatcAAGAAGCATTGACTTGCGTGACAAACGACTTCAGATGCAACAAGAGATCAACTATAATAGCTTATCTGGCGGAGAAACACAATGGGAATGGTAGAACGAGCGAAGATGGGAACTGCAAGAAAAAACGTGAATTCGTTTGTATCGTTTGTGATTTGGTATAtgcaaaaaaggaaacattgaGATCACACTTTGTACGAAAGCATACTCAACATTATTGTTACATCTGCAAATTCTGTGGCaaacaatttaaaatcaaGAGTGATCTTACGACTCATACGAGACTGATTCATCAAGAATCACCAGTGATATGCGACGTCTGTGGAAAAACTTGCAAGAACAGTCATAGTTTGTATATTCATCAGAAACATGCTCATTACAAGGCAAAGTTTGAATGTCCAATGTGCCACAAACGTTTGGTAACCAAAGAGAACTTGGACCAACACGTTTTGACACAAcacgagaaaaaggagaagtcTGTTTGTGAAAAATGTGGCAAaactttcattgaaaattatgatCTCCGTAAACACATGAGAATTCATACAGGTGACAAACCCTACATCTGTACTGTTTGTGGTAGAGCTTTTGCTACTCACAGTAGTCTTAGTCAACATCTTCTTCTACATACTGGCGAACGAATTTATACCTGTGATGTTTGTAGCAAGTCTTTCGCTCAAAAGGCCGGTCTTATATGCCACAGGAAGAACCATTCAGGAACTCTACCACCACTACCTGTTATACACATCGATCACATCCTAAAAGAATtcaagaagaaatgaaaaatcgatagATATATCCGTTTCTTGTCTTTCGTAGACAACTTttagttaataatatttttctatattgtcAACAAATCTACtagtattaatatatcatatttttatataatataaacgtaattatGTTCGTAATTATGAACATTTGTGATAGTTCGGAAATTATTCTCCGAAAGAAtgcgatttattaaaaaaaaaaaaaaaaaaaaaaagaaaaagaaaaagaaaaagaaaacgtgttCTATGGAATGTTCCAatcattttttgataatatttctttcatcataAATAAACATTCATGCGTTTTATCAGATAGTATGACATTAGAAGCTGATGAAAGGAATTCATGAAACCGAATTTGGTAACATGAATTTCTTCTCGAATTATGATTCTAATATGAATACACCGATTCTTGTATGAAAACTAGGCGATAACACATCGACGATGTatctttcgatattaaaaCTTACTCACATGTGACTTCGACTCGACACGTACActtacataaattaaaaaagaaaaaaaacacaaacagaaaaaataggaTAATCCCTGATATTAtcacgattagaaaaaaaaaaaaaaactattatagTTAATTTACACATTCGACATCACAAAACCTGATAATAATTGTTGTCTTCTATACTTTTATAACACATTTAATCGTCGATGTTTCAGGTATGATCACGAGCCTACTTACGACCCTCGCGGTATTTTCATCTACGATAAAGAAACTGTGGTAATGAGGAAATGGCAGATTTTAGAGTTCGATGGAAAGCCATATTATGCATTTGTACCGGAGGGTGACGTACCTTTACCAGACGAAGATATTCCTGAAGAATTGGAGGAGGTTGTAGAGAATGAGGAAGAATTGATGAAGGAGGGAAAGGAAGAGGTAAATGATTTGGTAGAAGACGAGGAAGGTAGCAAGATACCAAAAGTTGAATGCCTTTATAGcgaagaaaatttacaatatgATTCGATGGATGAAAAACTTTACGaggaaggaaatatttttaatgggaATTACgaacaaaaggaagaagaaatagacaCAAAACCGATCGTACTTAACGGAAGTAACGGGGTAGACGGTAGAAACACTGTAGGAGATTTGTATCAGGTGAAACTTCAAGGTAGCATGGTGACCATAGAAAAGCTTTTTTCTACAGATATCAATGTGAAATcaaacaataattttcaaagcGAAGAAACTTATAACAATAATGCTGAAGACGAAGGAGAAGTAGAATATCTCGAAAGCGAGATCTTAGGATCTACGAACGATACCGCATCTCCAACGAAAAATCGCAAAAAGGTTTCGAATACTGCACTGAAGTGTAAACTGTGTTCAGAGATGTTCAATTCGGCTATATCCTTTCGAAAGCATGTCGCATGGACTCACAAAAAGAAAGTGTGCATACAAGAGGACGGTGCTTATATATGCGCCGTGTGTGATTATAGAACATTGAAGAAAAGCTTGTTCGCGGCACATCTTGAAAGGAAACACGAAACTTGGTCGAGAAAACGACCAAACAATTTACTCTTTCCCTGTGCCGCTTGTGGATTTGTATGTAGATCCAAACACTCGTTACAGTCTCATTTTATAAGGAAACATACGGATCGATATGAACATCAGTGTAAATTTTGTCCAAAAAAATTCAAGGTCAAAGGTGATCTCACGAATCACGTGAGATTCCATCATAAGGAGAAACCATTGAATTGTGACGTTTGTGGAAAACTCTGTCAGAATAGTGGTTCTCTTTATGTTCATCAGAAATGGGCGCATTACAAGCCAAAATACGAATGTCACATTTGTAAAAGACGAATGGTGACCCAGGAGAACTTAGATCAACATCTTTTAATGCAacatgaaaagagagaaaaaatcgtATGCGCGGAGTGTGGTAAAACATTCacaaaaaaagattctttcaAGAGACACATGGCTGTTCATACCGGATGTAAACCACATTCTTGTCTGATCTGTAACAAACCTTTCGCAAGAAGATCGCAATTGAGACAGCACTTGCTAATACACACAGGAAAGCGACCATTTGTTTGCGACATTTGTGGGAAAGCTTTCACTCAAAAACCGGGTTTAATATGTCATAGAAAGACACACCCTGGCCCTCATCCACCATTACCCGTAATGCCAATCGCGGACATCGTTAAGGAATTTACTGAGGGATACGTTCAAGAGATCAATGCGCGTGAAAACGACGAGAGAATAGTCGAAGAAACATAAAGTATCTTCGTTTTAGCAATTAGGATCACTTAATTATATTAGTTCGGGTTTATCAATCTAAATTTTCccattatatctctttttattttttttttttattttttttttttttttttttttttttttttttttttttttttcctattttttatattatatttttttattcttttttttttttttttttgtttgttttttttttgtttttttttttttttttttttttttttttacaggatAATCAAACAAGGCACATGAAAGAcctaataaaatgatttatttcgaattcaattgattaaaaaaaaatgctttttctttttttttcttcttttttttatatatatatatatatataaatatatttacacgtatatattttaagattttcAAGTAATATTTCTCTTGCGATCCTTTCCTGACAACACAGTGCACAAAGAGACACGTGCTTAACAACTTTtaagttagaaaaaaatctatcggACCTTTTAAAACGCTGTTACACTTCAGATAATAGTGAAGAATAACATTTTGTAATTGTAGTTAACATATTTGAAGATAAGTGTAAATAGATATGTAAAAGTCACAACCTACCGCATCCATTTTATAGTTCTCAAGCAGACTTTTAACTAGAATAGCAAAGCGAGTTAGATATCAACAATTTGAAAACTGTAATTGTAAGATCAGTGAACATTACCTGACGGCAATGTCGTCATTTAATCGAGTCTTGGTTTTTTTTGTTACcgtaacataataataataataatgatgatgatgatgatgatgatgatgatgatgatgataatgataatgataataataataataataataaacgtctTCTCCTGTTAACATAGTTACGTTTGACCAGAGTAtagttatgtaaaaaaaataggacATTGTTCGTTGGCATAAACGCATTGTGAGCCcagacttttttttattgaggATCGCGATGATCTGAGAAagacttttaattttcttaatgcgacaaataaatagatttttaatgtagaagaaaaagaagaaaatgaagaaggggaacaaaagaaaagagagaaaaagcactttattctattataaaataattttggtGCCACGATAGCGATAAGATTACAATTTTCCAAATCATCGAATATTTACGAATGAtcgaatgataaaatgatgataatgatggtgATATACCTTTAATGTCATGTATGTGAAGTATGTAGACAAATTAAAGATGTTAAATttctaaatgtaataataatacacataGCGAATCCTAAACCTTCCAAAAATCAGCGttaacagataaaaaaaaaaaaaataagaaaataaaaataaaaaagagtaaGTAAGAACTAAAGCAAGACGTTATTATCACAGACATGAGGATTACAAACGTcctaaaaaaaagattgagacTGTTTCGTCTGTTATAGATTCCTCATCGATcgcaaagaataaaaagatacgaaattgtttcgtaatataattgaaactagtaataacgaaatacTTCGCTTGTATGTTTTAGAGTATCCGATCCATTGAGCGTGGACATTAAATCCGCTCATCTGTCTTCGCTGAAACTCGAATACGACGAATGCAACGAAACAAGATCCTTGAAACGAATGGATAACGAGGATAACACTCGAAAGGAAACGTCTGTTTTCTTTGTAGATCGTTTCAAAAATGAAACGACTACATTGAATATCAAAGGGtcatcaaaaaagaaaataaataagaatgttGAATGTGATCATTGTCAGCGAAAATTCCTGAAGAAGAGTAACTTAATAGAACATTTGAAACAACACAAACATAAATGTACCGATTGTTCGAAGACGTTTAGCCTTCGACGTTATTTAATCTCTCATACTGAGAGGATTCACCGTCGTCAGATTTACGAATGTAGCGTTTGCGAATACAAAAGTAATAACAAGGGTACATTGAAGAATCATTATATTCGTCTACATACCAACAGTTATGATTATTCTTGCGATACTTGTGGCAAACAGTTCAAGATCAAAAAGGCTTTGAATCATCACGTTAAACAGAATCACAGTGGTGCACCACCTATCGTATGCGACGTTTGTGGACACTTCAGCAAGAACCTTCATGCGTTGAAAGCTCACATGAAGTATAGACATTATAAACCTGAGTTCGTGTGTTGTATTTGTAGACGTGGCATGACGACTCGTGAAAATCTTGAACAACATTTAGCTTGGCACGAGAACAGAGAAAAGGTTCTTTGTCCCACATGTGGAAAAAGATTCCGAGGTCGTGATCTTGATTCCCACATGCGAATACACACTGGTGTCAAGCCCTTTCCCTGTCCAGTTTGTGGTAAATCCTTCAGAAGGCAAACTGCTCAAGAACAACACGTTCTTATACACACCGGAAAGAGACCATACATTTGTGATATTTGTGGACAGGCCTTTGCACAAAAACCAGGCCTAATTTGTCATAGAAAAAGACATCCTGGTCCTTTGCCACCTCTACCAGTAGTGTCTGTTAAAAGTATAGTT
This portion of the Vespa velutina chromosome 4, iVesVel2.1, whole genome shotgun sequence genome encodes:
- the LOC124948652 gene encoding zinc finger and SCAN domain-containing protein 12-like isoform X8 is translated as MRTTPRSSPALVERVFASTGAAFASRAGVLHGKMSSLDYLDLCRLCLVKDRVSVPIFEGEGDVRQIFLKITACLPVKVDREDKLPKKICDDCVYKVELFYQFWNTSVNAEKQLLQWLGEVGLEEKPDYVTNVLNQNVMKPDPSGGNRLDGSMMQQVSGHQNNMGIGMMDNISLSMPMMMSTTNQQQITSVPMDASGSSVQEMPGTSTQSTHEQITQSQTNTSNQHEEEEESSEEEENSEDECDGEEGLPVKEESEEDPNNSRVIEPTTFVNVSLACDEAGPSGLQQQKVTEMPEMAMQQSTDGDPKSGILNGDGHFVYGKESIQMQPWQIVDLDGCLYYAFVPAKQEKKLIGRKKINSKNDEIKKELLEESLRISNEKDLSYTEELDTFCTMKIKKEESLVDEQVITNDQEIYEEDNKMYACEECNICFPVMQMLKRHKNAVHEQAQRYKCKICFKICRSLIAFKMHVALEHKPEQEENVDDLESLTYTCNYCNYESTNKSTLYSHISRKHSTRRTGRRKTNRGILSEQEEYACDICEFKCQTRRRLKEHLERKHASEYKYDCEFCGKKFKVKGDMRLHVRFKHKEGPIVCDVCGKTCSNSNSLYVHQKWAHFKPKYECEICKRRMVTQENLDQHILLQHERRESFVCEECGKSFSENHRLKQHMMTHTGDRPYDCHICGKAFARRTAYRQHLLIHTGKRPYICDICGKAFTQKPGLICHRKSHPGVHPPLPVVHIKHILSDFMKKD
- the LOC124948659 gene encoding zinc finger protein 569-like, yielding MKSEITCKSKKSENISMLRNKRSLKERRLTLENHNYDLRQTKETSNVIDKITRNQEALTCVTNDFRCNKRSTIIAYLAEKHNGNGRTSEDGNCKKKREFVCIVCDLVYAKKETLRSHFVRKHTQHYCYICKFCGKQFKIKSDLTTHTRLIHQESPVICDVCGKTCKNSHSLYIHQKHAHYKAKFECPMCHKRLVTKENLDQHVLTQHEKKEKSVCEKCGKTFIENYDLRKHMRIHTGDKPYICTVCGRAFATHSSLSQHLLLHTGERIYTCDVCSKSFAQKAGLICHRKNHSGTLPPLPVIHIDHILKEFKKK
- the LOC124948652 gene encoding zinc finger protein 37-like isoform X4 gives rise to the protein MRTTPRSSPALVERVFASTGAAFASRAGVLHGKMSSLDYLDLCRLCLVKDRVSVPIFEGEGDVRQIFLKITACLPVKVDREDKLPKKICDDCVYKVELFYQFWNTSVNAEKQLLQWLGEVGLEEKPDYVTNVLNQNVMKPDPSGGNRLDGSMMQQVSGHQNNMGIGMMDNISLSMPMMMSTTNQQQITSVPMDASGSSVQEMPGTSTQSTHEQITQSQTNTSNQHEEEEESSEEEENSEDECDGEEGLPVKEESEEDPNNSRVIEPTTFVNVSLACDEAGPSGLQQQKVTEMPEMAMQQSTDGDPKSGYDHEPTYDPRGIFIYDKETVVMRKWQILEFDGKPYYAFVPEGDVPLPDEDIPEELEEVVENEEELMKEGKEEVNDLVEDEEGSKIPKVECLYSEENLQYDSMDEKLYEEGNIFNGNYEQKEEEIDTKPIVLNGSNGVDGRNTVGDLYQVKLQGSMVTIEKLFSTDINVKSNNNFQSEETYNNNAEDEGEVEYLESEILGSTNDTASPTKNRKKVSNTALKCKLCSEMFNSAISFRKHVAWTHKKKVCIQEDGAYICAVCDYRTLKKSLFAAHLERKHETWSRKRPNNLLFPCAACGFVCRSKHSLQSHFIRKHTDRYEHQCKFCPKKFKVKGDLTNHVRFHHKEKPLNCDVCGKLCQNSGSLYVHQKWAHYKPKYECHICKRRMVTQENLDQHLLMQHEKREKIVCAECGKTFTKKDSFKRHMAVHTGCKPHSCLICNKPFARRSQLRQHLLIHTGKRPFVCDICGKAFTQKPGLICHRKTHPGPHPPLPVMPIADIVKEFTEGYVQEINARENDERIVEET
- the LOC124948652 gene encoding zinc finger protein 37-like isoform X2; the encoded protein is MRTTPRSSPALVERVFASTGAAFASRAGVLHGKMSSLDYLDLCRLCLVKDRVSVPIFEGEGDVRQIFLKITACLPVKVDREDKLPKKICDDCVYKVELFYQFWNTSVNAEKQLLQWLGEVGLEEKPDYVTNVLNQNVMKPDPSGGNRLDGSMMQQVSGHQNNMGIGMMDNISLSMPMMMSTTNQQQITSVPMDASGSSVQEMPGTSTQSTHEQITQSQTNTSNQHEEEEESSEEEENSEDECDGEEGLPVKEESEEDPNNSRVIEPTTFVNVSLACDEAGPSGLQQQKVTEMPEMAMQQSTDGDPKSGMTNNNDPLYIQPRITMTVVNEPFFVASNQNGVQNIGDDNMLELPNASSSNIAAQSERYDHEPTYDPRGIFIYDKETVVMRKWQILEFDGKPYYAFVPEGDVPLPDEDIPEELEEVVENEEELMKEGKEEVNDLVEDEEGSKIPKVECLYSEENLQYDSMDEKLYEEGNIFNGNYEQKEEEIDTKPIVLNGSNGVDGRNTVGDLYQVKLQGSMVTIEKLFSTDINVKSNNNFQSEETYNNNAEDEGEVEYLESEILGSTNDTASPTKNRKKVSNTALKCKLCSEMFNSAISFRKHVAWTHKKKVCIQEDGAYICAVCDYRTLKKSLFAAHLERKHETWSRKRPNNLLFPCAACGFVCRSKHSLQSHFIRKHTDRYEHQCKFCPKKFKVKGDLTNHVRFHHKEKPLNCDVCGKLCQNSGSLYVHQKWAHYKPKYECHICKRRMVTQENLDQHLLMQHEKREKIVCAECGKTFTKKDSFKRHMAVHTGCKPHSCLICNKPFARRSQLRQHLLIHTGKRPFVCDICGKAFTQKPGLICHRKTHPGPHPPLPVMPIADIVKEFTEGYVQEINARENDERIVEET
- the LOC124948658 gene encoding gastrula zinc finger protein XlCGF7.1-like, coding for MDNEDNTRKETSVFFVDRFKNETTTLNIKGSSKKKINKNVECDHCQRKFLKKSNLIEHLKQHKHKCTDCSKTFSLRRYLISHTERIHRRQIYECSVCEYKSNNKGTLKNHYIRLHTNSYDYSCDTCGKQFKIKKALNHHVKQNHSGAPPIVCDVCGHFSKNLHALKAHMKYRHYKPEFVCCICRRGMTTRENLEQHLAWHENREKVLCPTCGKRFRGRDLDSHMRIHTGVKPFPCPVCGKSFRRQTAQEQHVLIHTGKRPYICDICGQAFAQKPGLICHRKRHPGPLPPLPVVSVKSIVTEFTREYTTKNTIKIE